In Xylanivirga thermophila, one genomic interval encodes:
- a CDS encoding GH1 family beta-glucosidase has protein sequence MSFGENFIWGAATSSYQIEGAAFEDGRGLSIWDDFCSIPGKIFGGHRGDIACDHYHCYSDDVDIMSELGINAYRFSTAWPRILPSGFGEINSKGLDFYDKLVDALLEKDILPYVTLFHWDLPYELFKHGGWLNPDSPKWFADYAEIVAKKLGDRAKCFITFNEPQCFIGLGYVTGAHAPGNIMSKRSNLQMAHNVMLAHGYAVQAIRSVVSNSKIGYAPTSSVAYPVSNSPEDIDAARNAYFSIQTNPHNYLWNVTWWSDPVLLGKYPEEGIKLFGPDLPVIGQDDMDIISQPLDFYGQNIYNGFAIKAGIDGACEYAERVKGYSKTSIGWPVTPECLYWGPKFLFERYGLPIYITENGMACHDTVSVDGKVHDPNRIDFLHRYISELKRAIEDGVDISGYFIWSLLDNFEWTNGYSERFGLVYVDYKNKKRIIKDSGYWYQKLIKTNGEIL, from the coding sequence ATGAGTTTTGGGGAAAATTTCATATGGGGTGCAGCGACTTCTTCATATCAAATAGAAGGCGCTGCCTTTGAAGATGGTAGAGGGCTTAGTATTTGGGATGATTTTTGTTCTATACCGGGAAAAATTTTTGGTGGACATAGGGGAGATATTGCTTGTGATCACTATCATTGCTACAGTGATGATGTAGATATAATGTCAGAGCTAGGTATTAATGCGTATCGATTTTCTACAGCCTGGCCAAGAATTTTACCTAGTGGTTTTGGTGAGATTAATTCTAAAGGGCTTGATTTTTATGATAAATTAGTGGATGCCTTATTGGAAAAGGATATCCTCCCTTATGTTACTTTATTTCATTGGGATTTGCCTTATGAACTCTTTAAACATGGGGGGTGGCTAAATCCTGACAGTCCAAAATGGTTTGCAGACTATGCTGAAATTGTGGCAAAAAAACTTGGCGATAGGGCAAAGTGTTTTATTACATTTAATGAGCCACAGTGCTTTATTGGATTAGGATATGTTACTGGGGCACATGCCCCGGGAAATATCATGTCGAAGAGGTCAAATTTGCAAATGGCGCACAATGTGATGCTTGCCCATGGCTATGCGGTACAGGCCATTAGAAGTGTAGTGTCCAATTCAAAGATTGGCTATGCTCCTACAAGCTCTGTTGCATATCCAGTTAGCAATTCTCCGGAAGATATAGATGCAGCGCGCAATGCCTATTTTAGTATACAAACAAATCCACATAATTATTTATGGAATGTAACTTGGTGGAGTGATCCTGTGCTACTTGGAAAATATCCAGAAGAAGGGATCAAATTATTTGGACCAGATTTACCTGTAATTGGACAGGATGATATGGATATAATCTCTCAACCACTGGATTTTTATGGTCAGAATATATATAATGGTTTTGCTATCAAAGCAGGCATAGATGGCGCTTGTGAATATGCCGAAAGGGTAAAGGGCTATTCAAAGACATCTATTGGCTGGCCCGTAACACCAGAATGTCTTTATTGGGGGCCTAAATTTTTATTTGAGCGTTATGGACTTCCAATCTATATTACTGAAAATGGAATGGCATGTCACGATACTGTATCTGTAGATGGTAAAGTGCATGATCCCAATAGAATAGATTTTTTACACCGCTATATTAGTGAACTAAAGAGAGCTATTGAAGATGGAGTAGATATTTCAGGATATTTTATATGGTCTTTGTTGGATAATTTTGAATGGACTAATGGATATTCTGAACGGTTTGGA